A segment of the Lycium barbarum isolate Lr01 chromosome 7, ASM1917538v2, whole genome shotgun sequence genome:
CTCCTGGAAGGACATCGAAGAAGATAAGCTAGAACACATGTGGAATGCTGTTACTGTAAGAATTTAGAGCattacttttttttaatttttttcaagCTAGATGATGGTGATATATTGACTATTTGGTTCTGCACATAAGGTGAAATTTTATCAACTGAACTGTGACAGACATAGTTATCCAATTGTGTCGTGACAAACATTATAGCCAAGTACCCTGACCGTCTATAGACAATGTAGTGGGTAGTGGCTGAACTGGATGCACACGGTTGGTTAAATTGTATATTTCTATTTTACCtgaaattttgattttgattcaTGATTTACATAACATAGCCTGATATTGCAAACCTACCGTTCCAGTTTGTTCAGCTACCTGTTTGCGATGTTAAGATAAATTCGCATCAGTCATTCTTGAACTCATCCTTTTATAGAGACTTCTTCCTTGGCTTTGCTTGTAAGTTTCCATGGTTAATCATTGGTAGCATTGTCAACTAAATTGTACAGGTAGGTTCCAGAAACTCTAGCAATTGTGATCGCTGATTGAAATATTTCAATAGAGGGTTTTATCATCATGTTATATCTTTTCTTTACCATATTCTTTTCCATTGGGAAGCTTGTAATTCTTCCAGATGCCCTTAAAAAGAAGACCACCTTTTGTGCTCATATTAAATATGTATTTGTTATTtcattcctaaatgtcctgcatgTTATGCTTTAATACTTTTAATTTTCATGAAAACTACTTGAACCTCGTAATCCATCCTTCATGATAGCATGGAAATGATACTTGTGAAATATTTTAGGATAAATTTGTTTGTGACAACATGAATGATTAAAAAGAACATGTCTTACAACATATGAGAAGGTTATGGAATAACTGGAGAGGATCACTGCATAATAATATGAAGTCTAAGCCATTCCGCGATGCTCTAAAAGATGTGCCAAGGGAGATAAACGAGAGTGATTGGGAATGGCTAGTTAAGGAGCATTTCTTAAGTGACAAGTTTAAGGTATGGCTTCATAGCTGCTATTTATTAACATGTTATTTTTAGTGGCTGACTATAATTTTGATGGTGTGTTGTTAATATAGGAAACAAGTACAAGAAACTCCGTCAATAGGTCTAAGTTGAGAATGCCTCATCGTACGGGTAGTAAGCCTATTAGACAGATTACATATGAATTGATAAGTAAATCTTGAAATCCTTTAAGAAGCTCCTTCTTTGTTAAAATGATTGATTTTACCTGTTTGTTTATATGCGAAGGGAGGTAAAGATAGTAAACCACCAAGCATGGATACTATGTTCTTCCAGACTCGTAAGAAGGATAACAAGCTTGTCGAACCTGAAACAATTGCAAAATATGTATGTTTAGTGATAAATTTCATTTTACATCATTTTACTTGATGTGCtgtattattttaatttttcttttatgttatagGCTGAAATCCAAAAATTGGTTCAATCTGATTCGTCTCTTACAAATATTGAAGTCGTAGAAAAGTGCTTTGGACCTCAACATAAGAGTCATGTAGTTGGATTTGGTGGTGGGATAACCGCTAAAGAGTTGAAAGGTGGTAACTCTTCAAAGGCTACCTTGTTAGATAAGTTGAATGcaagtgaaaaagaaaatgaatCACTAAAAAGATGCATGGATGAGTTAGAGAATAAATGTGAACGCATGGATGAGCTAGAGAGTAAATATGAATGGCTTGCAAGTGCAGTGTTTGGTCAGCCTTCATCACCATCATCTTCAAATGATCAATAGATTGAATCATTTAACAGGTTAGTAGattgaatttatttttttctgtGTGATGAAATTATTGCAATGCTATATGAAATTCTTTTCATTAGTTAGAAAGTTTTAGGGAAATTTCGTTAATTGTAGCTAAATCTTCTGCTAGTTATAACTAACACTTATGTTGCCTATGCTTCAGAATGATTCCAAACCAAGAAATATAACCTTAGCCGTTAAAAACTAAAGTGAGAATACATGTGTGTATGTGTGCAAGACACACGGCTTGCAGTTATCAGTTTGGTGTAAACACTAGGTGCAAGTAAATGTATGTAGGAGTCCTGTTTATTTCAGCGAGACACATAATTTGTTCGGAAATCATAGAAGGTCTATTGCTTTTAGGTTCAAACTCTGGTGATATTACCCCTTGTAGAGTTTTCTGAGAAAGTACACACTTAGCCTCTCTGGTGAACCTGGGCAAGTTGATATCTATAGGCCCTTTATGATCACCGGATCTGCCTTGATGCAGGGGTATAATTTCTCTTAACTGTGCACATTCAGCGTACTTGTAGGAGCAGGCCTTTCCTCATATTTGCTAGGCTCTTGTGTTGTATTCCTTAACTAAGGTAAGGGTCTATCATACTTCTCAACTACTGATGCCTATCACAATAGACAGGAATTAACTACTTATTATCCTTTTTTTTAGCACTGTAAATATTACCATTGACTAAACAAAAAGATTGAAAACCTAAAATCACCCCACTTGGTAGTGACCTTAAGCCTCCAGCAGAACCAGCAAACTAATTACACAAGTATTTTTTGCATAATTCATCTACATCTATGCAATTTCTTATACAAGTAAGGTAAAGTTAATCTATCAACTATTTCCTTATTTATCTGTGTTACCACTCCCTCTGTATGTACATGTGAGCCTTGAAAAAATTTCCCATTCCGAGCCATCCAAGTATGGTAAATCATTGCCCCCCAAACAGCAGCAACAACTTCCTTCTGCATTTGCTTCCAATGCTTCCTTTTTATACTTGCAAGAACTTTGATTAACATGTCCATGCTGCAGTTGAATGCCAACCCATTGTAACAAAGCCTACCTAATAGTCTTGAACCAAACACACTCAACAAACAAGTGTTGTGAAGTCTCCGAAGTAGCAGAATTACACAAGCAGCAGTTTAAATCTTCCAATGGAATGTGCAACTTTAGCAATCTTCCTTTAACAGTCGACCACACAATAAACCTATGTTTAGGTTGTGCTCCAAATCAGTTCAGCAGCATCCAACTACTTATTATCCTGATACATGTCTTTTTGTAGAAAATACAAACTCTCATATTAACCAAAAcagagaaatattctgaataatGAAAACCACAGGCTTAGTtggatagattttttttttaataaagtccactaggcattttggtgcctagggctaattttataaaattttctCCAAACGAATCCGAAAGCCTTTACAAATATAGCCAAAAAGGCTAATGAAAAATGCTGCTCCTTTCTTTGTGTATCTCTGTAGCTGTCCTCCTTAAAATTGCCCTGAACTCACATTTTGTGCCCTTGTGAATTCCCTTGTATAGTCTAGTTGCTGTAAATCTTGGAAAACAGCTTCTTGCAACCTTTGCTTCCTCTTGTGTTGGCAAATCATCTATTCCTATATCCTTTCCTCTAGATATTAGATCAATAGGAAGATAACCTGCTCTAGCCTGCACCACATCATTTTCTAATTGGATAGAATCAATGGAATCAGTTGTGTTTTCAAAGTCAAAACAAGTTTGCACCACCAGTGATACATGGTTGCTTAAAGTTTCCTGGTTTTCTGCAGAATCTCCATACAGACCATAGCCCTGCAAAAAATAAAACATTGTTAGTGAATTTTTTTTATCACCATACTCTCCTCCCATAGGACTTGAGTATGATAGTAAGTTCTTAATTTCATCCCATCACCAACAACCATCTTCAGAACCAACAGGACAAGGTTCATTCTCCCCATGACCCAACTTCTCAACCAATGCCTACTGCAAGAAGCAGGATTTCTGCATACTCTCTATAATTCCACCTTAGAACTAGCAGATCATATCTCCACACCAGTAGACACCAGATTATACTGCCTCTCAGCATAATCACCAGAAATTAATTGTATATCAAATGACTATAAAAAAAAACTCTTATATCGACCTAAACAAAGAAATATTCTGAGTAATTAGAACCACATACTTGGTTGGACCGAAATTTATTTGTCAATATATCAAAAGACTATCAAAACCATAGAGCTAAACATATATGAATCTATATATGCTGTTAGACCATCCTACTTAAAAGAATACTTGAAAAATAAGCAGTTATAGTTTATTAGAGTAAATGAAAGCTTTATTTACCTAATCCACTTTTCAAAGTTTAGGTGGAATACATTCTTATTTGCAATAGATGCAACATTTCATTAAGCTTAATGTTCTTTCCAGTTCTAGCTCTTGAAaaccaggttttttttttttttttttatcttttatgAAAATAATTTGTTCACAAAGTTTGCACCTTCTGCTTCACATGGTTTACATAGTAGCGAGTCTTACAGCTTTAAAAGTTGACCAACGTTGTTTTCTAAGAATTGCATTATTTAGATATTTAGGAAATAAGTTGGTGTTTCTCTGTTCATTCTCATATGATAGCTTTCTTGAACGTCCAGTAGTTTAGGCAAGAAGCACCGCTCCCAAAGGTTATTTACACCTAGATGACAAAATGTCCCAACGATATGAAAAGCAGTGACATCAATATGAGCTCACTATTCTTTTTGTTTATTATCAACAATGAGTTTAACTTCTATGCAGTTTTACCAATGTCTAACTTTGTTGACACATGATATTATTAAATATAACAAGCATACATATTTTTGCAACATCAGTTTTGTGGCTTACTGTTGTTTTGTTGACATACTTACAGGATTTCTATTGTCTTCCATTTTGTTTTGTTGCTAACAATCTTCATAGGATTTATCAAAAGCAGTTTTCTCCTATCTTTAAAATATCTCATCATAAGAAATTTTGTTTTCTGTCTTTAGATTGTTGCTTCCATGTCACTGTTGTTGCATCTGCCTATTGAAATTCACATGTATTAATTCATATTCTCTTGAAGCTAGAATTACTAACTTGTACTAGGAGATTAAATTTTTGTTCTTTCACTTTTAGAGAAATTTAGATATTCTGAGGTCGTTCTCTCAGTTTCCATATTTTACCTATATTTAGCCATATTTATCCATATTCTTACAGGTCAAATTTGAACTGAAGCCAAATTTTACCCATTTAAAATATCACTCCCCAAGCTGTTAAACCATGAGGGGGTTGGATAAATATGGGCTCATTTTTCCGGCACTGTCTAGGACACATTTCTTTGTCTTTATTTTAGGAAAATTTTGTTGAACTATCCGGAGGAAATATACTATTGTTCACGTgctttttaaaaattttaatttttcgcATCCTTTCCGGTAAATATACTGAGGTCTTATGTTTCTTCTTTGGAATTCTTTCCTATTTCGTACActgaacttgttttttttttttttttgacagctCAAGAATTTGAAGTATGAAGAGTCTATCGTTCAAGAAAGGAACAAGTTGAAGTACAAGGCGACTTTTATAATATTAGGGGTGGTTTACAGACAATATCTTATGTATAAATACTGCAATTTTTATCTTTTAGGAGTTGATAAAAATGGTACCATAAAACTTGGATGGTATATCTTTTTTTAATTCTTTGTATTAACAATAGAGTTTTATATGAATATTAATTATTTAGTATATTTTTGGATGTGTCTGTGTATTATTCAgttgtataatttttttttacaacagTAAATAGAAATGTGGTCTTTGCAACTCTTTTACTATTGGTTTATAAGATGGTGAAATGGCCATTAGCGATGGGAAATTTGGCCGTTAAAAGTATTAGTGTTGAATGTAACACACAATTAATGAAAGGAATTTCGGTCGTTTAAAGTACTTGTATTGATGGATTAGTAGTTGTTGTGAAAAACATTTAACGACCGGCTGACATATTAGCGAAGATAAAATCTGGTCGCTAAAAAGGACATATAGCGATCGGATTTTTGGCCGCCGTTAATGTTCTTTTAACGACCGGAATCCGGTCGTTAACTTTTAACGCCGAGGATTTTAACGACCGGCGACAACTGGATAAAATCCGGTCGTTATTGACTTTTAACAACCGGATTTGAACTTTTAACGACTGCATTTCCCCTCGCTAAAGGGCTTTTCTCTTGTAGTACAATATCATTATAAGGGATAGGTTATTAGAATGTCATTAGAGTATATTAGAAGATACATGTTTCAAACCTCTCCTGATAAGGTGCTGCTTCACGTAAAGGTGCCTTTTCGAAGAAAATTATAATGATCCTGATAGTTAATTACGATATCATTATAAGGGATAGGTTATTAGAATATCAATATAGTCTATTAGAAGACACGTTTGCAGAAAATTAGAATGGCCCTGAAAGTTTATAAGATTAGCAATGATCCTTATAATGTATCAGACTTTTATTAGAATCTATTAGAAGACACACGTTTGAAACCTCTCCTAATTAGGTGTTGCTTCATGTAAAAGTGCCTTTTCGCCTTTCGGTAAGTACACGTCGCACGAATCCAATGACATTCATTTGTCAATACACTTTCATTACCCAATTCATTTTCACTAATAACAAATTAACTTTGGATCTAGCGAGTGGCCTACCAAATGACCTACCAAATGGCCTATCACATGCCCTACCAAATGGTTACCACATGGCATAGCTCTAGCACCTCCTCAGGGTTATATAGAGTGAACAATAAGCCTCTTGTTATGAAATTTTTGAGGTCTTGAAACTGGCATAAGAGATGTGCAACATGATATCAATTGATGCAACACTGAATTTTGAGGTTATGAGGACGCTTTGCAAAACTCAACAAGGCCGTTAGAAGAATAGAGAGGATACTCACTATACTTTTCGCGGAAAGAGGACAAGCTCTTAAAGAATTCAATAGCCTCCGGATTCTCCCCCTCATAATACAGACTTCAACAACCCTCCGAATTCTCCCTCTCATAATGTCTAAcgtttttttattatataagttATTTAGTATTTCCCCTGATGTAATGTTTATTCATATCAACCACATAATAATATTGTCTATATCCATTTTCTATTACTTTCAGTTTTTGGTATAAATTTATTTTGCCCATGTTCAATCCTaaattagactttacaattcgtCTATTATAACGTACAGGAGGTCAATTGGTTCAGTTTGAACTCTTGATATCGAATATCTTCAATTCTAATAAATGCAGACGCGGTCTAGAGGATCAATTTGCCTATCATCGATTCTAAATATGTAACTTAACAGGAACACAAAAAAGTTCAGTTAATTCCATATCttgagcccatttggattggcttataagttgcttataagctgttttcagcttttttgagtatttggctggccaacttaaagtcattttgggcttcaaataagcttaaaaaaacaattgggcccatttgacttagcttatctaaagcagcttataagctgttttaagctgaaaacagcttataagccaaaaaaaataagttagactaccccaacttatttttttttagcttataagttgtttgcagcttataagcataagcccatgCAAACAGGCTCCTTGTCAATATCATAGAagttcacaacaacaacacaacaacttgAAGaagttcaaattaaaaaaatcagAACACAACATAGAAGATTAGTATAACAACTTGAAGGAAAACAATCAGTCTTCATTATGTGACAAAGCTTTTGGACAAGTAGTCTTCTTGTGGCCTTAATTTTTATGCATTGAACATTTATATCTCCTCTTCCT
Coding sequences within it:
- the LOC132602292 gene encoding uncharacterized protein LOC132602292, which translates into the protein MDTMFFQTRKKDNKLVEPETIAKYAEIQKLVQSDSSLTNIEVVEKCFGPQHKSHVVGFGGGITAKELKGGNSSKATLLDKLNASEKENESLKRCMDELENKCERMDELESKYEWLASAVFGQPSSPSSSNDQ